The following proteins come from a genomic window of Suricata suricatta isolate VVHF042 chromosome 5, meerkat_22Aug2017_6uvM2_HiC, whole genome shotgun sequence:
- the LOC115292750 gene encoding uncharacterized protein LOC115292750 isoform X4, giving the protein MHQQDMSGSSSGRNTSSQICASDSSYCSDLSESHTWSAPSRNRRFQPRSDSGIASLLPSDSFKFLTWHKVEQHDIQGSQLRCPRVREGPSTEELLLRQEECALAPQKRVLEKNKWETWLQENWENCTNLNLSFQDLGDPYQVANFKRILRRLIRVETLWLVDNSLVDLSVIRLPRSSKKEESTVQKRKT; this is encoded by the exons CTCCTCAGGTAGAAACACAAGCAGTCAAATTTGTGCATCTGATTCATCATATTGCTCCGATCTGAGTGAGTCACATACTTGGTCAGCCCCTTCCAGAAACAGACGGTTTCAGCCACGTTCGGATTCTGGAATAGCATCTCTG cTTCCATCAGACTCTTTTAAGTTCCTCACTTGGCACAAGGTAGAACAACATGACATTCAAGGAAGTCAGCTGCGTTGCCCAAGAGTGAGAGAAG GACCCTCCACAGAAGAGTTGCTCTTGAGACAGGAGGAGTGTGCCTTGGCCCCTCAGAAAAGAGtgcttgaaaaaaacaaatgggaaacaTGGCTACAAGAAAATTGGGAGAACTGCACG aatTTGAACCTTTCATTTCAAGATTTGGGGGACCCTTATCAAGTTGCAAATTTTAAGAGGATTCTCAGAAGACTAATTCGAGTTGAAACCCTTTGGTTAGTGGATAATTCACTGGTGGATTTAAGTGTCATAAGATTGCCAAG ATCCTCCAAAAAGGAAGAGAGCACAgttcaaaagagaaaaacttaa
- the LOC115292750 gene encoding uncharacterized protein LOC115292750 isoform X1 — translation MHQQDMSGSSSGRNTSSQICASDSSYCSDLSESHTWSAPSRNRRFQPRSDSGIASLLPSDSFKFLTWHKVEQHDIQGSQLRCPRVREGPSTEELLLRQEECALAPQKRVLEKNKWETWLQENWENCTNLNLSFQDLGDPYQVANFKRILRRLIRVETLWLVDNSLVDLSVIRLPRRRVLNMNQNHLTSFKQLPKIPQIGHLALAENHIESLTGFSSLQCTPLESLTLKRNACEFHQNYRKQVFSCLPNLKMLDGILKLPEDSSPPETNVFSKLCIIS, via the exons CTCCTCAGGTAGAAACACAAGCAGTCAAATTTGTGCATCTGATTCATCATATTGCTCCGATCTGAGTGAGTCACATACTTGGTCAGCCCCTTCCAGAAACAGACGGTTTCAGCCACGTTCGGATTCTGGAATAGCATCTCTG cTTCCATCAGACTCTTTTAAGTTCCTCACTTGGCACAAGGTAGAACAACATGACATTCAAGGAAGTCAGCTGCGTTGCCCAAGAGTGAGAGAAG GACCCTCCACAGAAGAGTTGCTCTTGAGACAGGAGGAGTGTGCCTTGGCCCCTCAGAAAAGAGtgcttgaaaaaaacaaatgggaaacaTGGCTACAAGAAAATTGGGAGAACTGCACG aatTTGAACCTTTCATTTCAAGATTTGGGGGACCCTTATCAAGTTGCAAATTTTAAGAGGATTCTCAGAAGACTAATTCGAGTTGAAACCCTTTGGTTAGTGGATAATTCACTGGTGGATTTAAGTGTCATAAGATTGCCAAG acgcagagttttaaatatgaaCCAAAATCATCTCACATCTTTCAAACAATTGCCAAAGATACCCCAGATAGGGCACTTAGCCTTGGCTGAAAACCACATTGAGTCTCTGACTGGCTTCTCCAGTTTACAGTGCACTCCACTAGAATCCCTTACGCTCAAGAGGAACGCTTGTGAGTTTCACCAAAATTACCGGAAACA AGTGTTCTCCTGTTTACCAAACTTAAAAATGCTGGATGGAATCCTGAAGCTACCAGAAGATTCTTCACCACCAGAAACCAATGTCTTTTCAAAACTATGTATTATATCCTAA
- the LOC115292750 gene encoding uncharacterized protein LOC115292750 isoform X3 encodes MHQQDMSGSSSGRNTSSQICASDSSYCSDLSESHTWSAPSRNRRFQPRSDSGIASLLPSDSFKFLTWHKVEQHDIQGSQLRCPRVREGPSTEELLLRQEECALAPQKRVLEKNKWETWLQENWENCTNLNLSFQDLGDPYQVANFKRILRRLIRVETLWLVDNSLVDLSVIRLPRVFSCLPNLKMLDGILKLPEDSSPPETNVFSKLCIIS; translated from the exons CTCCTCAGGTAGAAACACAAGCAGTCAAATTTGTGCATCTGATTCATCATATTGCTCCGATCTGAGTGAGTCACATACTTGGTCAGCCCCTTCCAGAAACAGACGGTTTCAGCCACGTTCGGATTCTGGAATAGCATCTCTG cTTCCATCAGACTCTTTTAAGTTCCTCACTTGGCACAAGGTAGAACAACATGACATTCAAGGAAGTCAGCTGCGTTGCCCAAGAGTGAGAGAAG GACCCTCCACAGAAGAGTTGCTCTTGAGACAGGAGGAGTGTGCCTTGGCCCCTCAGAAAAGAGtgcttgaaaaaaacaaatgggaaacaTGGCTACAAGAAAATTGGGAGAACTGCACG aatTTGAACCTTTCATTTCAAGATTTGGGGGACCCTTATCAAGTTGCAAATTTTAAGAGGATTCTCAGAAGACTAATTCGAGTTGAAACCCTTTGGTTAGTGGATAATTCACTGGTGGATTTAAGTGTCATAAGATTGCCAAG AGTGTTCTCCTGTTTACCAAACTTAAAAATGCTGGATGGAATCCTGAAGCTACCAGAAGATTCTTCACCACCAGAAACCAATGTCTTTTCAAAACTATGTATTATATCCTAA
- the LOC115292750 gene encoding uncharacterized protein LOC115292750 isoform X2 encodes MHQQDMSGSSSGRNTSSQICASDSSYCSDLSESHTWSAPSRNRRFQPRSDSGIASLLPSDSFKFLTWHKVEQHDIQGSQLRCPRVREGPSTEELLLRQEECALAPQKRVLEKNKWETWLQENWENCTNLNLSFQDLGDPYQVANFKRILRRLIRVETLWLVDNSLVDLSVIRLPRRRVLNMNQNHLTSFKQLPKIPQIGHLALAENHIESLTGFSSLQCTPLESLTLKRNACEFHQNYRKQSSKKEESTVQKRKT; translated from the exons CTCCTCAGGTAGAAACACAAGCAGTCAAATTTGTGCATCTGATTCATCATATTGCTCCGATCTGAGTGAGTCACATACTTGGTCAGCCCCTTCCAGAAACAGACGGTTTCAGCCACGTTCGGATTCTGGAATAGCATCTCTG cTTCCATCAGACTCTTTTAAGTTCCTCACTTGGCACAAGGTAGAACAACATGACATTCAAGGAAGTCAGCTGCGTTGCCCAAGAGTGAGAGAAG GACCCTCCACAGAAGAGTTGCTCTTGAGACAGGAGGAGTGTGCCTTGGCCCCTCAGAAAAGAGtgcttgaaaaaaacaaatgggaaacaTGGCTACAAGAAAATTGGGAGAACTGCACG aatTTGAACCTTTCATTTCAAGATTTGGGGGACCCTTATCAAGTTGCAAATTTTAAGAGGATTCTCAGAAGACTAATTCGAGTTGAAACCCTTTGGTTAGTGGATAATTCACTGGTGGATTTAAGTGTCATAAGATTGCCAAG acgcagagttttaaatatgaaCCAAAATCATCTCACATCTTTCAAACAATTGCCAAAGATACCCCAGATAGGGCACTTAGCCTTGGCTGAAAACCACATTGAGTCTCTGACTGGCTTCTCCAGTTTACAGTGCACTCCACTAGAATCCCTTACGCTCAAGAGGAACGCTTGTGAGTTTCACCAAAATTACCGGAAACA ATCCTCCAAAAAGGAAGAGAGCACAgttcaaaagagaaaaacttaa